Proteins encoded by one window of Channa argus isolate prfri chromosome 1, Channa argus male v1.0, whole genome shotgun sequence:
- the LOC137102519 gene encoding major histocompatibility complex class I-related gene protein-like, with product MPVLPHPSWARDRHRGRPLLAGSPDGVGLEYKYKRIIVKNTLTYFFTTSSGLQTIPEFTTVAVVDGVQVGYCDSNNRTAQPKVDWITKFADDDPRHLVSNTQTCRDMCDESKALIEDLNQHFNQSGGVHILQEFYGCEVDDKTEELLGFDRYSYDGENFMMFDLKTMKWAYTEKAATFQTKWERLYSEVEVNNNFLKTICPQWLRSYMDYGRSYLQRKVPPSVSLLQKSPSSSVSCHATGFYPDRATMFWRKDEEELHEDADHGEILPNHDGTFQMRVDLKLSLLLHEDWSRYECVLQLSGLEDDIITKLDKGAVRSNGERHINTTLLIVMMFFLVLILIAAAGFMFYKKKTAPVGSFELFERLNSET from the exons ATGCCCGTCCTGCCGCACCCCTcctgggctcgggaccggcaccggGGTCGCCCTTTGTTGGCTGGGTCGCCTGACGGGGTGGGACTCGAATACAAGTACAAACGTATTATCG TGAAAAACACCCTGACATATTTCTTCACCACGTCGTCTGGACTCCAAACCATCCCAGAGTTTACAACCGTCGCAGTGGTTGATGGAGTTCAGGTGGGATACTGTGACAGCAACAACAGGACGGCACAGCCCAAAGTAGACTGGATCACTAAATTTGCTGACGATGATCCTCGGCACTTGGTGTCGAACACTCAGACCTGCAGAGACATGTGCGATGAGTCAAAAGCTCTGATTGAGGATTTAAATCAGCACTTTAACCAAAGTGGAG gTGTCCACATTTTACAGGAGTTTTATGGCTGTGAAGTGGATGATAAAACTGAAGAGCTTCTTGGATTTGATCGCTACAGTTATGACGGAGAGAACTTCATGATGTTTGACCTGAAGACAATGAAGTGGGCGTACACAGAAAAGGCAGCCACGTTCCAAACCAAGTGGGAAAGACTTTATTCTGAAGTAGAGGTCAACAATAACTTCCTCAAAACAATCTGCCCTCAGTGGTTGAGGAGTTACATGGACTATGGGAGGAGCTATCTGCAGAGAAAAG TTcctccctcagtgtctctcctccagaagtctccgtcctcttcagtcagctgccacgctacaggtttctaccctgacagagccacgatgttctggaggaaagatgaagaggagcttcatgaggacgctgaccatggagagatcctccccaaccatgatggaacctttCAGATGAGAGTTGACCTGAAACTTTCATTGCTGCTACATGAAGACTGGAGCAGGTACGAATGTGTCTTACAGCTCTCTGGTTTAGAGGACGACATTATCACCAAACTGGACAAAGGAGCGGTCAGAAGCAACGGAG AGAGGCACATTAATACGACGCTTCTCATCgtgatgatgttttttcttgttctcaTCCTCATTGCTGCAGCTGGattcatgttttacaaaaagaaGACAG CTCCCGTTGGAAGCTTTGAGCTCTTTGAGAGACTGAATTCAGAAACCTGA